The following proteins are encoded in a genomic region of Planococcus lenghuensis:
- a CDS encoding methionine ABC transporter ATP-binding protein: MIELKNLTKRFQTDKGVLTAVDDVSLSISKGEIFGIIGYSGAGKSTLIRLLNGLEKPTAGSVDIQNRKISAIRGVELRKARQKVSMIFQHFNLLWSRTVKENIEFPLEIAGVSKTERNARALELIELVGLTGRENAYPSQLSGGQKQRVGIARALANDPEVLLCDEATSALDPQTTDSILDLLVSINERLGLTIVLITHEMHVIRKICHRVAVMEAGKVVELGDVLSIFQMPREQITKRFVAQVTEAEDASETIRHLREIYPAGELVKLGFIGDQTEQPVLTELIRKFPIEVNIVQGNISRTQRGAYGTLMLQLKGSEEEIRAAIAFLEDRNVRTEVMTGV; this comes from the coding sequence ATGATTGAGTTGAAGAACCTGACGAAGCGGTTTCAGACGGATAAAGGCGTTCTCACCGCTGTGGATGATGTCAGTCTGTCCATTTCAAAAGGAGAGATATTCGGCATCATCGGATATAGCGGCGCCGGAAAAAGCACGTTGATCCGGCTGCTCAATGGGCTTGAAAAACCCACTGCCGGTTCGGTGGATATCCAGAATAGAAAGATTTCAGCAATCCGGGGAGTTGAATTGCGGAAAGCGCGCCAGAAAGTCAGCATGATTTTTCAGCACTTTAACTTGCTGTGGTCACGCACTGTTAAAGAGAATATTGAGTTCCCCCTTGAAATCGCAGGTGTATCCAAGACTGAGCGCAATGCCCGGGCATTGGAATTGATAGAACTGGTGGGCCTGACCGGCCGGGAGAATGCCTATCCGTCCCAGCTTTCTGGCGGTCAGAAGCAGCGTGTGGGCATTGCCCGCGCGCTCGCAAATGATCCGGAGGTATTGCTGTGTGATGAAGCGACTTCTGCCCTGGATCCACAGACAACCGACTCCATCCTCGATCTGCTTGTAAGCATTAATGAACGGTTGGGCCTGACCATTGTGCTGATCACCCATGAAATGCACGTAATCCGGAAGATCTGTCACCGGGTGGCGGTCATGGAAGCCGGTAAAGTGGTTGAACTTGGAGATGTGCTGAGTATTTTTCAAATGCCGCGTGAACAGATCACCAAGCGATTTGTCGCGCAAGTGACGGAAGCGGAAGATGCAAGTGAAACCATCCGCCATCTTCGGGAAATTTATCCGGCCGGCGAACTGGTCAAGCTCGGATTCATCGGCGATCAGACAGAACAGCCGGTTCTGACAGAACTGATCCGGAAGTTTCCTATTGAAGTCAACATCGTGCAGGGGAATATTTCCCGTACGCAACGCGGAGCTTACGGAACGCTTATGTTGCAGCTGAAGGGTTCTGAAGAGGAGATCCGGGCAGCGATTGCGTTTCTGGAAGACCGGAACGTCCGGACGGAGGTGATGACGGGTGTTTGA
- a CDS encoding methionine ABC transporter permease has product MFETFLPNVDWADMWEATVETLYMTAMATFFTFVFGLLLGILLFLTSPHQVWANNIVNWLTGAFVNIFRSIPFIILIILLIPFTQILIGTIRGPNAALPALIIGAAPFYARMVLIALREIDRGVIEASRSMGATTGTIIRKVLLPESMPALVSGITVTAIALVGYTAMAGVIGAGGLGTLAFLDGFQRSREDVTLTATVLILIIVFIIQYIGDFTASRLDKR; this is encoded by the coding sequence GTGTTTGAAACATTTTTACCAAACGTGGATTGGGCAGATATGTGGGAAGCAACGGTTGAAACACTCTACATGACGGCCATGGCCACATTTTTCACATTTGTGTTCGGTTTACTGCTGGGTATTCTGCTGTTCCTGACAAGCCCACACCAAGTATGGGCTAATAATATTGTGAACTGGTTGACAGGCGCGTTCGTCAATATCTTCCGGTCGATTCCATTCATTATCCTGATTATTCTGCTGATTCCGTTTACGCAGATTCTTATTGGAACGATTCGCGGACCTAATGCAGCTTTGCCTGCATTAATCATTGGTGCTGCGCCATTCTATGCCCGAATGGTACTGATTGCTCTCCGGGAAATCGACAGAGGAGTGATCGAGGCCTCCCGGTCGATGGGTGCGACAACGGGGACCATTATCCGGAAAGTGCTGCTTCCGGAATCGATGCCGGCTCTCGTATCCGGAATTACTGTAACGGCCATTGCGTTGGTCGGGTATACAGCAATGGCTGGCGTCATCGGTGCCGGCGGCCTTGGAACTTTGGCCTTTCTCGATGGATTCCAACGAAGCCGGGAAGATGTTACGTTGACAGCTACCGTGCTGATTCTGATTATTGTATTTATCATCCAGTATATCGGGGATTTTACTGCGTCCCGCTTAGACAAACGCTAG
- a CDS encoding MetQ/NlpA family ABC transporter substrate-binding protein produces MKKFVAGTVLSGLALAGCGATGADEETEVLTVGASNVPHALILEEAAPLLEEQGIDLEIETYQDYILPNQDLDSGEIDANYFQHVPYLESQIEDFGYEFANAGGIHIEPIGVYSQEYDSLDELPDGATILMSNSVADHGRILAMLEAQGLITLAEDVEKTEAEVSDIVENPKNLVFDADYEAALLVQLYEAGEGDAVLINSNYAIDAGLNPMEDAIALEDSDSPYANIIATQAGDENSENIQALVDVLKSDEIQDFIIEEWGGAVVPVE; encoded by the coding sequence ATGAAGAAATTTGTAGCAGGAACTGTATTGAGCGGACTGGCATTGGCCGGCTGCGGAGCAACCGGAGCAGATGAAGAGACGGAAGTGCTGACAGTAGGCGCGTCAAACGTCCCACATGCGCTCATCCTTGAAGAAGCGGCACCGCTTCTGGAAGAACAGGGCATTGACTTGGAAATTGAAACGTATCAGGATTACATTTTGCCAAACCAGGATCTCGATTCCGGTGAAATAGATGCAAACTATTTTCAGCATGTTCCATATCTGGAATCACAGATAGAAGACTTCGGATATGAATTCGCCAACGCTGGCGGCATCCATATCGAGCCGATCGGCGTCTACTCACAGGAATATGATTCACTTGATGAGTTGCCTGATGGGGCGACAATCCTGATGAGCAATTCAGTTGCCGATCATGGCCGCATTTTAGCAATGCTGGAAGCGCAAGGCTTGATTACATTGGCGGAAGACGTTGAAAAAACGGAAGCTGAAGTAAGTGATATCGTGGAAAATCCGAAGAATCTGGTCTTTGATGCTGATTATGAAGCGGCACTTCTCGTGCAATTATATGAGGCCGGCGAAGGTGATGCTGTTCTCATCAACTCTAATTATGCGATCGATGCGGGATTGAACCCGATGGAAGATGCCATTGCACTTGAAGATTCCGATTCGCCTTATGCAAATATCATTGCCACACAAGCTGGAGACGAGAATAGCGAAAATATCCAGGCACTTGTGGACGTGCTGAAATCTGATGAGATTCAGGACTTCATTATCGAAGAATGGGGCGGCGCTGTCGTGCCGGTTGAATAA
- the sufC gene encoding Fe-S cluster assembly ATPase SufC, with amino-acid sequence MNMSTLVIKDLHVEIEGKEILKGVNLTINTDEIHAIMGPNGTGKSTLASAVMGHPKYEVTSGSVTIDGEDVLEMEVDERAQAGLFLAMQYPSEITGVTNADFLRSAINSRREEGDEIPLMKFIRELDNKMDMLEMDQEMAQRYLNEGFSGGEKKRNEILQLMMIQPKFAILDEIDSGLDIDALKVVSKGINEMRSENFGCLIITHYQRLLNYITPDHVHVMMQGRVVKSGGPELAHKLESEGYDWIKEELGIEDETVGQA; translated from the coding sequence ATAAATATGTCAACTTTGGTTATCAAGGACCTGCACGTTGAGATTGAAGGCAAAGAGATTTTGAAAGGTGTAAACCTTACGATAAATACAGATGAAATTCATGCAATTATGGGTCCGAACGGGACAGGGAAATCCACACTCGCTTCAGCGGTCATGGGGCATCCGAAGTATGAAGTCACTTCGGGCTCTGTAACAATCGACGGTGAAGATGTACTTGAAATGGAAGTTGACGAGCGGGCGCAGGCTGGCCTTTTCCTTGCAATGCAATATCCGAGTGAAATCACAGGCGTAACCAATGCGGATTTCCTTCGCTCTGCCATCAACTCACGCAGAGAAGAAGGCGATGAAATTCCGCTTATGAAGTTCATCCGTGAACTGGATAATAAAATGGACATGCTTGAGATGGACCAGGAAATGGCACAGCGTTACCTCAACGAAGGATTCTCCGGCGGTGAAAAAAAACGCAACGAAATTCTTCAGCTCATGATGATTCAGCCGAAGTTTGCCATTCTTGATGAAATTGACTCCGGTCTCGATATCGATGCGCTGAAAGTCGTCTCCAAAGGCATAAATGAAATGCGCAGTGAGAATTTCGGCTGCCTGATCATTACGCATTACCAGCGTCTCCTGAATTACATCACACCGGATCACGTGCATGTCATGATGCAGGGACGCGTCGTGAAATCAGGCGGTCCCGAACTCGCGCATAAGCTCGAAAGTGAAGGGTACGACTGGATCAAAGAAGAACTTGGAATCGAAGACGAAACAGTAGGCCAAGCATAG
- the sufD gene encoding Fe-S cluster assembly protein SufD, protein MTVDTNVNMTEQEVRSFSASNNEPEWFTELRAAAFRNSEQLPLPKPDKTKIANWNFTDFPVHNTESAKFSTLEELPEEVKALVGTDQENVYIQRNNTPAYTGLSEDLKSQGVVLTDIFTAVREHGDLVRKYFMTEGVKPDEHKLTALHAALLNGGVFLYVPKNVVVEEPVQVIFVHDDVDASLFNHVLIVADTSSQVTYVENYISTIPQANGLANIVSEVIAEDNAKITYGAVEVLAEGFTSYVNRRGLAKRDSSIEWALGLMSDSNTISENTTLLKGDNSVGDTKTVVVGRGTQKQNFTTQVIHWGKNSDGQILKHGVMKDSSSSIFNGIGKIEHGATKANAEQESRVLMLSERARGDANPILLIDEDDVTAGHAASVGRVDPLQLYYLMSRGISKQEAERLVIHGFLAPVVNAMPIDSVKRQLTEVIERKVR, encoded by the coding sequence GTGACGGTTGATACGAATGTAAATATGACCGAGCAGGAAGTACGTTCTTTCTCGGCTTCAAATAATGAACCGGAATGGTTCACGGAATTGCGTGCAGCGGCCTTCAGAAACTCGGAGCAGCTGCCGCTTCCAAAACCGGATAAAACAAAGATTGCCAATTGGAATTTTACAGACTTCCCGGTCCATAATACGGAAAGTGCGAAATTCAGCACATTGGAAGAACTGCCGGAAGAAGTTAAAGCGCTCGTTGGAACAGACCAGGAAAATGTCTATATCCAGCGGAATAACACACCTGCTTACACAGGGCTGTCCGAAGATCTGAAATCACAAGGAGTTGTGCTGACAGATATTTTCACGGCTGTCCGAGAGCATGGCGACTTGGTGCGCAAGTATTTTATGACAGAGGGCGTAAAACCCGATGAGCATAAATTGACTGCGTTACATGCAGCGTTGCTGAATGGCGGCGTGTTCCTGTACGTGCCAAAGAATGTTGTCGTCGAAGAACCGGTTCAAGTGATCTTTGTGCATGACGATGTGGATGCATCGCTGTTCAATCATGTGCTGATTGTTGCGGATACGAGCAGTCAGGTGACTTATGTGGAAAATTATATTTCCACTATTCCTCAGGCGAACGGTCTCGCGAACATCGTATCGGAAGTCATTGCAGAAGACAATGCGAAAATCACATACGGTGCTGTGGAGGTTCTGGCAGAAGGTTTCACATCTTACGTCAATCGCCGCGGGCTTGCGAAGCGTGATTCAAGCATCGAATGGGCGCTTGGGCTGATGAGTGACAGCAACACCATCTCTGAAAACACGACACTTCTAAAAGGTGATAATTCAGTTGGAGACACGAAGACAGTTGTTGTCGGGCGTGGTACACAAAAGCAGAATTTCACTACACAAGTCATCCACTGGGGCAAAAATTCCGATGGTCAGATTCTGAAACATGGTGTCATGAAGGATTCTTCATCTTCCATTTTCAACGGAATCGGTAAAATCGAGCATGGTGCGACAAAAGCAAATGCTGAACAGGAATCCCGTGTTTTGATGCTGAGCGAACGGGCACGAGGAGATGCGAATCCGATCCTTCTCATCGATGAAGATGATGTGACGGCCGGACACGCAGCTTCAGTCGGACGTGTGGATCCGCTCCAGCTTTACTATCTTATGAGCCGCGGGATCTCAAAGCAGGAAGCAGAACGCCTCGTCATCCATGGTTTCTTGGCGCCGGTCGTGAATGCAATGCCGATCGACAGCGTTAAAAGGCAGCTGACGGAGGTCATTGAAAGGAAAGTCCGCTAA
- a CDS encoding cysteine desulfurase — translation MINPEIKRYFPILNQEINGHPLVYLDSAATSQKPVQVIEALKNYYELDNSNVHRGVHTLGNRATESYEGAREKVRKFINAASTQEIVFTRGTTTTLNTIAASYGRANVQEGDEIIITYVEHHSNIIPWQQLAKERGAVLKYIDLEEDGTISLERVRSAVTGNTKIVSMMYVSNVLGTMNPIKEVTKIAHENGAVMVVDGAQAAPHMKVDVQDLDCDFFAFSGHKMCGPTGIGVLYGKKDLLNAMEPIEFGGEMIDFVGLYDSTWKELPWKFEGGTPIIAGAVGLGAAIDFLNEIGLDEIEKHEHELAAYAMERLSEIDGLSIYGPADPGKRAGIVTFNINDVHPHDVATVLDMNGIAVRAGHHCAQPLMKWLEVTATARASFYMYNDKSDIDRLTEGLRTAKEYFSDVF, via the coding sequence ATGATTAACCCAGAAATCAAACGTTATTTTCCGATCCTGAACCAGGAGATCAATGGCCATCCGCTTGTGTACTTGGACAGTGCGGCTACATCTCAGAAACCGGTCCAAGTCATTGAAGCGCTGAAAAACTATTACGAATTGGACAACTCGAACGTACACCGGGGCGTTCATACGCTCGGCAACCGGGCAACTGAAAGCTACGAGGGTGCCCGCGAGAAAGTCCGCAAGTTCATCAACGCAGCATCGACACAGGAAATTGTATTTACACGCGGAACGACAACAACACTCAATACAATTGCTGCCAGCTACGGACGTGCTAACGTACAAGAAGGTGATGAAATCATCATTACGTATGTGGAGCACCATTCAAACATCATTCCATGGCAGCAATTGGCGAAAGAACGCGGTGCCGTATTAAAATATATTGACCTTGAAGAAGATGGCACGATCTCGCTTGAGCGAGTTCGGTCAGCTGTCACAGGTAATACGAAGATCGTTTCGATGATGTACGTTTCAAACGTGCTGGGCACAATGAATCCGATCAAAGAAGTAACAAAGATCGCCCATGAAAATGGTGCGGTGATGGTCGTCGACGGTGCCCAGGCGGCTCCGCACATGAAAGTGGACGTACAAGATCTGGATTGCGATTTCTTCGCTTTCTCGGGACATAAAATGTGCGGACCGACCGGTATCGGTGTCTTGTACGGCAAGAAAGATTTACTGAATGCCATGGAACCGATTGAATTTGGCGGAGAAATGATTGATTTTGTGGGGTTGTATGACTCCACATGGAAAGAACTGCCGTGGAAGTTTGAAGGTGGAACACCAATCATTGCCGGCGCTGTCGGCCTTGGCGCTGCCATCGACTTTTTGAACGAAATCGGTCTCGATGAAATCGAAAAGCATGAACATGAATTGGCAGCTTATGCAATGGAACGGCTCAGTGAAATTGACGGACTCTCGATATATGGTCCTGCTGATCCCGGCAAACGGGCCGGCATTGTGACATTCAACATTAATGATGTGCATCCGCACGATGTAGCTACTGTTCTGGATATGAATGGAATCGCAGTCCGGGCCGGCCACCATTGTGCTCAACCGCTCATGAAATGGCTCGAAGTTACTGCAACAGCACGCGCAAGTTTTTACATGTATAATGATAAGTCGGACATCGACCGGCTGACAGAAGGCTTGCGTACAGCAAAGGAGTATTTCAGCGATGTCTTTTAA
- the sufU gene encoding Fe-S cluster assembly sulfur transfer protein SufU, whose product MSFKNLDQLYRSVIMDHYKTPRNKGVINDGGISIEMNNPTCGDRIQLSMQVEDGVVKEAKFDGEGCSISMASASMMTQAVKGKEVDEALKLSEIFSDMMLGKEYDDSIDLGDIEALSGVSQFPARIKCATLAWKAMEQGVEKS is encoded by the coding sequence ATGTCTTTTAAGAATCTGGATCAGCTGTATCGCAGTGTTATCATGGATCATTATAAAACCCCGCGCAATAAAGGGGTCATCAATGATGGGGGCATCTCGATTGAGATGAATAATCCCACATGCGGTGACCGCATTCAGCTCTCCATGCAAGTGGAGGATGGTGTGGTGAAAGAAGCGAAGTTTGACGGAGAAGGCTGTTCGATCTCCATGGCTTCCGCTTCCATGATGACACAAGCAGTCAAAGGCAAAGAAGTAGACGAAGCCCTCAAATTATCCGAAATTTTTTCGGATATGATGCTAGGCAAAGAGTACGATGATTCAATCGATCTCGGTGACATCGAGGCGCTGTCCGGCGTATCGCAATTCCCAGCCCGTATCAAATGTGCAACGCTGGCTTGGAAAGCAATGGAACAAGGCGTCGAGAAGTCTTAA
- the sufB gene encoding Fe-S cluster assembly protein SufB, producing MAKKMPEIGDYKYGFHDKDVSIFRSARGLTKEIVEEISRMKSEPEWMLNSRLKALELFYSMPMPQWGGDLGGLNFDEITYYVKPSEQTETSWDEVPEEIKRTFDKLGIPEAEQKYLAGVSAQYESEVVYHNMKADLEDMGIVFKDTDTALRENEDLFKQYWGTVIPAADNKFAALNTAVWSGGSFIYVPPGVKVDTPLQAYFRINSENMGQFERTLIIVDEGASVHYVEGCTAPVYTTNSLHSAVVEIIIKKDAYCRYTTIQNWANNVYNLVTKRATCDANATMEWIDGNIGSKLTMKYPAVFLKGEGARGMTLSIAIAGKGQHQDAGAKMVHLAPNTSSTIVSKSISKQGGKVSYRGIVHFGRKADGARSNIECDTLIMDNQSTSDTIPYNEILNDNVSLEHEAKVSKVSEEQLFYLMSRGISEQEATEMIVMGFIEPFTKELPMEYAVEMNRLIKFEMEGSIG from the coding sequence ATGGCGAAGAAAATGCCGGAAATCGGTGATTACAAATACGGTTTCCATGATAAAGATGTTTCAATTTTCCGTTCAGCCCGTGGACTGACGAAAGAAATCGTTGAAGAAATTTCCCGGATGAAATCAGAACCGGAATGGATGCTCAATTCCCGCCTGAAAGCACTGGAATTGTTTTATTCCATGCCGATGCCGCAATGGGGCGGAGATCTTGGCGGTCTGAATTTTGATGAAATCACATATTACGTGAAACCATCGGAACAGACTGAGACTTCATGGGATGAAGTGCCGGAAGAAATCAAGCGGACATTTGATAAACTGGGCATTCCGGAAGCCGAACAGAAGTACTTGGCTGGTGTGTCTGCGCAATATGAATCAGAAGTGGTTTATCACAATATGAAAGCGGACCTTGAGGATATGGGTATTGTCTTCAAGGATACGGATACAGCACTTCGCGAGAATGAAGACTTGTTCAAGCAGTATTGGGGAACAGTTATCCCGGCTGCTGATAATAAATTTGCTGCACTCAATACAGCTGTCTGGTCGGGTGGATCGTTCATCTATGTACCGCCGGGTGTGAAAGTGGATACGCCGCTGCAGGCTTATTTCCGCATCAACTCGGAGAATATGGGGCAGTTCGAGCGTACGCTCATTATTGTTGACGAAGGCGCTAGTGTTCATTACGTCGAAGGTTGTACAGCACCTGTATATACAACAAACTCGCTTCATAGTGCGGTTGTTGAAATAATCATTAAGAAAGACGCCTACTGCCGTTACACAACAATTCAGAACTGGGCGAACAACGTCTATAACCTCGTGACAAAGCGTGCGACATGCGATGCCAACGCTACGATGGAATGGATTGACGGCAATATCGGATCCAAGCTGACGATGAAATATCCGGCTGTTTTCCTGAAAGGGGAAGGTGCACGCGGTATGACATTGTCCATCGCGATTGCCGGTAAAGGCCAGCACCAGGATGCTGGAGCTAAAATGGTCCACCTGGCACCGAACACGTCGTCAACGATCGTTTCGAAGTCCATTTCGAAACAGGGTGGTAAAGTTTCGTATCGGGGGATTGTGCATTTCGGCCGCAAAGCGGACGGAGCGCGTTCAAACATCGAATGTGATACATTGATCATGGACAATCAGTCGACTTCCGACACGATTCCATACAATGAAATCCTGAACGATAACGTATCGCTGGAGCATGAAGCGAAAGTTTCCAAAGTCTCTGAAGAACAGCTCTTCTATCTGATGAGCCGCGGTATTTCTGAGCAGGAAGCGACAGAAATGATCGTCATGGGCTTCATCGAGCCGTTCACAAAAGAACTGCCAATGGAATATGCAGTTGAAATGAACCGTCTCATCAAGTTCGAGATGGAAGGATCCATCGGTTAA